A window of the Hordeum vulgare subsp. vulgare chromosome 5H, MorexV3_pseudomolecules_assembly, whole genome shotgun sequence genome harbors these coding sequences:
- the LOC123451980 gene encoding mediator of RNA polymerase II transcription subunit 8 isoform X1 produces the protein MDAAAAAPGAAAGGQQQQQQPAAPRAERLNAEVHNQLNLEGMRARAVGLYKAISRILEDFDAIGRVNPSASPKWQDVLGQFSMVSMELFNIVEDIKKVNKGFVVYPRNVNAENAAILPVMLSSKLLPEMEVEETTKREQLLSGITNLPVPSQMEKLKARIEMIASACETAERVIAECRKSYGLGARQGANLGPMLDKAQAAKIQEQESLLRAAVNYGEGLRVSGDQRQMHSSLPSHLMEVLATGDGAHNFGDNSGAYPKNTPAFSPNNVNAQGNPMQASGGQLLGRSAPSPGTAGTPNFENVSTPPMPYANSPRSGTNMMNTPSPQQHLTPQQQRQKLMQASQQQQQQLRPSAAGMLAQSSVPQLQDLQGQAQQKVQVSGQQQMQYSQAQALSQFQNRQMQARMQPGMSQSQLNQGNQLRSHLGQFTGAANSAMFTAAQASSNSQMMANIPGTMQTMQSQSMMPQMQQFGLTGGHPQRSHQMMTDQMYSMGGANTTSMMGMQMQQQQQQQQQQGLYGNMQGGGQSLQQQGMVGLQNQQQQGMVGLQNQQQNQMQNQMQNQLQNQMPNPNFSQQRQQNQQ, from the exons AtggacgcggcggcggcggcaccgGGCGCCGCGGCGGgagggcagcagcagcagcagcaaccggCGGCTCCCCGGGCGGAgcggctgaacgcggaggtgcacaACCAGTTGAACCTGGAGGGCATGCGGGCGCGCGCGGTGGGGCTCTACAAGGCCATCTCCCGCATCCTCGAGGACTTCGACGCCATCGGCCGCGTCAACCCCAGCGCCTCCCCCAAGTG GCAGGACGTGCTCGGGCAGTTCTCCATGGTGAGCATGGAGCTCTTCAACATCGTGGAGGACATCAAGAAGGTGAACAAGGGGTTCGTCGTGTACCCCAGGAACGTCAACGCCGAGAACGCTGCAA TACTGCCTGTGATGCTGTCCTCAAAGCTCTTACCGGAGATGGAAGTCGAGGAAACTACAAAGAGGGAACAGTTGTTATCTGGAATAACGAATCTACCTGTGCCTTCTCAAATGGAAAAGTTAAAG GCTCGGATAGAGATGATTGCGAGTGCGTGTGAAACTGCTGAGAGAGTAATTGCCGAGTGCCGCAAGAGTTATGGTCTAGGAGCCCGTCAGGGGGCAAATCTTGGTCCTATGTTGGACAAGGCACAAGCTGCAAAGATACAGGAGCAGGAAAGTCTACTTAGAGCGGCAGTAAATTATGGTGAAG GATTGCGGGTATCGGGAGACCAGAGGCAGATGCATTCATCTCTTCCTAGCCATCTAATGGAAGTACTTGCTACTGGAGACGGGGCTCATAATTTTGGTGATAATTCTG GTGCCTATCCCAAAAATACACCAGCATTTTCACCTAATAATGTCAACGCCCAGGGAAATCCAATGCAG GCATCTGGAGGACAATTACTTGGCAGATCTGCTCCATCGCCTGGAACTGCCGGAACCCCTAATTTTGAAAATGTGTCTACTCCTCCAATGCCATATGCTAACTCCCCTAGGTCAGGCACCAATATGATGAATACCCCTTCACCGCAGCAACATCTGACACCACAGCAGCAGAGGCAAAAGCTGATGCAAGCAtctcagcaacagcagcagcagctgaGGCCATCAGCTGCTGGGATGCTAGCACAG AGCTCGGTTCCTCAGTTACAAGATCTACAGGGGCAAGCTCAACAAAAAGTACAG GTCTCTGGCCAACAGCAGATGCAGTACAGCCAAGCACAAGCCTTGTCACAGTTTCAGAATAGGCAGATGCAGGCACGCATGCAGCCAGGCATGTCTCAGAGCCAATTGAACCAAGGAAATCAGTTGAGAAGCCATCTGGGCCAGTTCACTGGAGCTGCAAACAGTGCAATGTTTACTGCTGCACAAGCATCTTCAAACTCACAAATG ATGGCAAACATACCTGGGACTATGCAAACAATGCAGTCACAGTCAATGATGCCGCAAATGCAG CAGTTTGGTTTGACTGGTGGGCATCCTCAGAGGAGTCATCAAATGATGACCGACCAAA TGTACAGTATGGGAGGCGCAAATACCACGAGCATGATGGGAATGCAaatgcaacagcaacagcagcagcagcagcagcaagggcTATATGGGAACATGCAAGGAGGCGGTCAGAGCCTGCAGCAGCAGGGCATGGTGGGCCTTCAGAACCAGCAGCAGCAGGGCATGGTGGGCCTTCAGAACCAGCAGCAGAACCAGATGCAAAACCAGATGCAAAACCAGCTGCAGAATCAGATGCCGAACCCGAACTTCTCCCAGCAGAGGCAGCAAAACCAGCAATGA
- the LOC123452105 gene encoding probable E3 ubiquitin-protein ligase ARI5, producing MASTGDNEEEYHSSPEEAEEGGGDDVDRMSFRSASNESDNDAGADDDCTYGDSDSNDDCTYGDSDSDDGLYDEYEEEGLEEVDDEGGILDEMRFTATQYAVLTMDELRARQEEHTARVADLIALPPALAAAVLRHFKWSAQGVWERWFSDERKVRNAVGLREDGSALSMAVNDATLTCYICFEVQGPGEMRSAGCAHFYCRGCWSGYVRTAVGDGVRCLSIRCPDMACSAAVVRDLVDDVADAKDAKRYGEFLVRSYVEESKRLRWCPAAGCDRAVEFDGEKCTVQLDAWCACGHGFCLACGEEAHRPVSCDTVRVWMEKNRSDSETAQWVLANTKHCPECRRPIEKNHGCMHMTCSPPCKHQFCWLCLGPWEKHDGGNFYNCNRYNEAWAEGKYTEEELRRSQAKVSVDRYLHYYERWAAHERSRQKALEDVAALGKDGSQREAVAAAFGVVETELDFLEEAFRQVAECRRMLRWTYAFGYNLDDPAKRDLFEDLQSQADKSLELLHECAEKDRKDLVAEAAGVRGAVADKYLEFRPKLSSLTAVARNHFENMARAFRDGLAEVEVDPAVAARRAAAVPPPLPKDDDDDHRFDDLRM from the coding sequence ATGGCTTCGACGGGCGACAACGAGGAGGAGTACCACAGCAGCcccgaggaggcggaggagggcggcggcgacgacgtcgATCGGATGAGCTTCCGGTCCGCCTCCAACGAAAGCGACAATGACGCCGGCGCCGACGATGATTGCACGTATGGCGACAGCGACAGCAACGATGATTGCACGTATGGCGACAGCGACAGCGACGATGGCCTGTATGATGAATACGAGGAGGAGGGGCTGGAGGAGGTTGACGATGAAGGCGGCATCCTGGACGAGATGCGGTTCACGGCGACGCAGTACGCCGTGCTCACCATGGACGAGTTGCGCGCGCGGCAGGAGGAGCACACGGCGCGGGTGGCCGACCTGATCGCGCTCCCGCCGGCGCTCGCGGCCGCCGTGCTCCGGCACTTCAAGTGGAGCGCCCAGGGCGTGTGGGAGCGGTGGTTCTCGGACGAGCGCAAGGTCCGCAACGCCGTCGGCCTGCGCGAGGACGGCAGCGCCCTCTCCATGGCCGTCAACGACGCAACCCTCACCTGCTACATCTGCTTCGAAGTGCAAGGCCCCGGCGAGATGCGGTCCGCCGGGTGCGCCCACTTCTACTGCCGCGGGTGCTGGAGCGGCTACGTGCGCACGGCCGTCGGGGACGGCGTCCGCTGCCTGTCGATCCGGTGCCCGGACATGGCCTGCTCCGCAGCCGTGGTGCGTGACCTGGTCGACGACGTGGCCGACGCCAAGGACGCGAAACGGTACGGCGAGTTCCTGGTCCGGTCTTACGTGGAGGAGAGCAAGAGGCTCCGGTGGTGCCCGGCGGCTGGGTGCGACCGGGCCGTGGAGTTCGACGGCGAGAAGTGCACGGTGCAGCTGGACGCGTGGTGCGCGTGCGGGCACGGCTTCTGCCTGGCCTGCGGCGAGGAGGCGCACCGCCCGGTCTCGTGCGACACGGTGCGGGTGTGGATGGAGAAGAACCGCTCCGACTCGGAGACGGCGCAGTGGGTCCTGGCCAACACGAAGCACTGCCCGGAGTGCCGCCGCCCCATCGAGAAGAACCACGGGTGCATGCACATGACGTGCTCGCCGCCGTGCAAGCACCAGTTCTGCTGGCTCTGCCTGGGCCCCTGGGAGAAGCACGACGGCGGCAACTTCTATAACTGCAACCGCTACAACGAGGCCTGGGCGGAGGGAAAGTACAcggaggaggagctccggcggTCGCAGGCCAAGGTGTCCGTCGACCGCTACCTGCACTACTACGAACGCTGGGCCGCGCACGAGCGGTCTCGGCAGAAGGCGCTTGAGGACGTGGCGGCGCTCGGCAAGGACGGATCGCAGAGGGAGGCTGTCGCCGCCGCGTTCGGGGTGGTGGAGACGGAGCTCGACTTCCTGGAGGAGGCGTTCCGGCAGGTGGCCGAGTGCCGGCGGATGCTGCGGTGGACCTATGCCTTCGGCTACAACCTGGACGACCCGGCCAAGCGCGACCTGTTCGAGGACCTGCAGAGCCAGGCCGACAAGTCGCTGGAGCTCCTGCACGAGTGCGCCGAGAAGGACaggaaggacctcgtcgccgagGCGGCCGGCGTCCGCGGCGCGGTGGCGGACAAGTACTTGGAGTTCAGGCCCAAGCTGTCGAGCCTGACGGCCGTGGCGAGGAACCACTTCGAGAACATGGCCAGGGCGTTCCGGGACGGCCTGGCCGAGGTCGAGGTCGACCCGGCCGTAGCCGCCCGCCGGGCTGCGGCCGTCCCTCCTCCGCTGccgaaagacgacgacgacgaccaccgctTCGACGATCTGCGGATGTGA
- the LOC123451980 gene encoding mediator of RNA polymerase II transcription subunit 8 isoform X2: protein MDAAAAAPGAAAGGQQQQQQPAAPRAERLNAEVHNQLNLEGMRARAVGLYKAISRILEDFDAIGRVNPSASPKWQDVLGQFSMVSMELFNIVEDIKKVNKGFVVYPRNVNAENAAILPVMLSSKLLPEMEVEETTKREQLLSGITNLPVPSQMEKLKARIEMIASACETAERVIAECRKSYGLGARQGANLGPMLDKAQAAKIQEQESLLRAAVNYGEGLRVSGDQRQMHSSLPSHLMEVLATGDGAHNFGDNSGAYPKNTPAFSPNNVNAQGNPMQASGGQLLGRSAPSPGTAGTPNFENVSTPPMPYANSPRSGTNMMNTPSPQQHLTPQQQRQKLMQASQQQQQQLRPSAAGMLAQSSVPQLQDLQGQAQQKVQVSGQQQMQYSQAQALSQFQNRQMQARMQPGMSQSQLNQGNQLRSHLGQFTGAANSAMFTAAQASSNSQMMANIPGTMQTMQSQSMMPQMQFGLTGGHPQRSHQMMTDQMYSMGGANTTSMMGMQMQQQQQQQQQQGLYGNMQGGGQSLQQQGMVGLQNQQQQGMVGLQNQQQNQMQNQMQNQLQNQMPNPNFSQQRQQNQQ from the exons AtggacgcggcggcggcggcaccgGGCGCCGCGGCGGgagggcagcagcagcagcagcaaccggCGGCTCCCCGGGCGGAgcggctgaacgcggaggtgcacaACCAGTTGAACCTGGAGGGCATGCGGGCGCGCGCGGTGGGGCTCTACAAGGCCATCTCCCGCATCCTCGAGGACTTCGACGCCATCGGCCGCGTCAACCCCAGCGCCTCCCCCAAGTG GCAGGACGTGCTCGGGCAGTTCTCCATGGTGAGCATGGAGCTCTTCAACATCGTGGAGGACATCAAGAAGGTGAACAAGGGGTTCGTCGTGTACCCCAGGAACGTCAACGCCGAGAACGCTGCAA TACTGCCTGTGATGCTGTCCTCAAAGCTCTTACCGGAGATGGAAGTCGAGGAAACTACAAAGAGGGAACAGTTGTTATCTGGAATAACGAATCTACCTGTGCCTTCTCAAATGGAAAAGTTAAAG GCTCGGATAGAGATGATTGCGAGTGCGTGTGAAACTGCTGAGAGAGTAATTGCCGAGTGCCGCAAGAGTTATGGTCTAGGAGCCCGTCAGGGGGCAAATCTTGGTCCTATGTTGGACAAGGCACAAGCTGCAAAGATACAGGAGCAGGAAAGTCTACTTAGAGCGGCAGTAAATTATGGTGAAG GATTGCGGGTATCGGGAGACCAGAGGCAGATGCATTCATCTCTTCCTAGCCATCTAATGGAAGTACTTGCTACTGGAGACGGGGCTCATAATTTTGGTGATAATTCTG GTGCCTATCCCAAAAATACACCAGCATTTTCACCTAATAATGTCAACGCCCAGGGAAATCCAATGCAG GCATCTGGAGGACAATTACTTGGCAGATCTGCTCCATCGCCTGGAACTGCCGGAACCCCTAATTTTGAAAATGTGTCTACTCCTCCAATGCCATATGCTAACTCCCCTAGGTCAGGCACCAATATGATGAATACCCCTTCACCGCAGCAACATCTGACACCACAGCAGCAGAGGCAAAAGCTGATGCAAGCAtctcagcaacagcagcagcagctgaGGCCATCAGCTGCTGGGATGCTAGCACAG AGCTCGGTTCCTCAGTTACAAGATCTACAGGGGCAAGCTCAACAAAAAGTACAG GTCTCTGGCCAACAGCAGATGCAGTACAGCCAAGCACAAGCCTTGTCACAGTTTCAGAATAGGCAGATGCAGGCACGCATGCAGCCAGGCATGTCTCAGAGCCAATTGAACCAAGGAAATCAGTTGAGAAGCCATCTGGGCCAGTTCACTGGAGCTGCAAACAGTGCAATGTTTACTGCTGCACAAGCATCTTCAAACTCACAAATG ATGGCAAACATACCTGGGACTATGCAAACAATGCAGTCACAGTCAATGATGCCGCAAATGCAG TTTGGTTTGACTGGTGGGCATCCTCAGAGGAGTCATCAAATGATGACCGACCAAA TGTACAGTATGGGAGGCGCAAATACCACGAGCATGATGGGAATGCAaatgcaacagcaacagcagcagcagcagcagcaagggcTATATGGGAACATGCAAGGAGGCGGTCAGAGCCTGCAGCAGCAGGGCATGGTGGGCCTTCAGAACCAGCAGCAGCAGGGCATGGTGGGCCTTCAGAACCAGCAGCAGAACCAGATGCAAAACCAGATGCAAAACCAGCTGCAGAATCAGATGCCGAACCCGAACTTCTCCCAGCAGAGGCAGCAAAACCAGCAATGA
- the LOC123451980 gene encoding mediator of RNA polymerase II transcription subunit 8 isoform X3, whose product MDAAAAAPGAAAGGQQQQQQPAAPRAERLNAEVHNQLNLEGMRARAVGLYKAISRILEDFDAIGRVNPSASPKWQDVLGQFSMVSMELFNIVEDIKKVNKGFVVYPRNVNAENAAILPVMLSSKLLPEMEVEETTKREQLLSGITNLPVPSQMEKLKARIEMIASACETAERVIAECRKSYGLGARQGANLGPMLDKAQAAKIQEQESLLRAAVNYGEGLRVSGDQRQMHSSLPSHLMEVLATGDGAHNFGDNSGAYPKNTPAFSPNNVNAQGNPMQASGGQLLGRSAPSPGTAGTPNFENVSTPPMPYANSPRSGTNMMNTPSPQQHLTPQQQRQKLMQASQQQQQQLRPSAAGMLAQSSVPQLQDLQGQAQQKVSGQQQMQYSQAQALSQFQNRQMQARMQPGMSQSQLNQGNQLRSHLGQFTGAANSAMFTAAQASSNSQMMANIPGTMQTMQSQSMMPQMQQFGLTGGHPQRSHQMMTDQMYSMGGANTTSMMGMQMQQQQQQQQQQGLYGNMQGGGQSLQQQGMVGLQNQQQQGMVGLQNQQQNQMQNQMQNQLQNQMPNPNFSQQRQQNQQ is encoded by the exons AtggacgcggcggcggcggcaccgGGCGCCGCGGCGGgagggcagcagcagcagcagcaaccggCGGCTCCCCGGGCGGAgcggctgaacgcggaggtgcacaACCAGTTGAACCTGGAGGGCATGCGGGCGCGCGCGGTGGGGCTCTACAAGGCCATCTCCCGCATCCTCGAGGACTTCGACGCCATCGGCCGCGTCAACCCCAGCGCCTCCCCCAAGTG GCAGGACGTGCTCGGGCAGTTCTCCATGGTGAGCATGGAGCTCTTCAACATCGTGGAGGACATCAAGAAGGTGAACAAGGGGTTCGTCGTGTACCCCAGGAACGTCAACGCCGAGAACGCTGCAA TACTGCCTGTGATGCTGTCCTCAAAGCTCTTACCGGAGATGGAAGTCGAGGAAACTACAAAGAGGGAACAGTTGTTATCTGGAATAACGAATCTACCTGTGCCTTCTCAAATGGAAAAGTTAAAG GCTCGGATAGAGATGATTGCGAGTGCGTGTGAAACTGCTGAGAGAGTAATTGCCGAGTGCCGCAAGAGTTATGGTCTAGGAGCCCGTCAGGGGGCAAATCTTGGTCCTATGTTGGACAAGGCACAAGCTGCAAAGATACAGGAGCAGGAAAGTCTACTTAGAGCGGCAGTAAATTATGGTGAAG GATTGCGGGTATCGGGAGACCAGAGGCAGATGCATTCATCTCTTCCTAGCCATCTAATGGAAGTACTTGCTACTGGAGACGGGGCTCATAATTTTGGTGATAATTCTG GTGCCTATCCCAAAAATACACCAGCATTTTCACCTAATAATGTCAACGCCCAGGGAAATCCAATGCAG GCATCTGGAGGACAATTACTTGGCAGATCTGCTCCATCGCCTGGAACTGCCGGAACCCCTAATTTTGAAAATGTGTCTACTCCTCCAATGCCATATGCTAACTCCCCTAGGTCAGGCACCAATATGATGAATACCCCTTCACCGCAGCAACATCTGACACCACAGCAGCAGAGGCAAAAGCTGATGCAAGCAtctcagcaacagcagcagcagctgaGGCCATCAGCTGCTGGGATGCTAGCACAG AGCTCGGTTCCTCAGTTACAAGATCTACAGGGGCAAGCTCAACAAAAA GTCTCTGGCCAACAGCAGATGCAGTACAGCCAAGCACAAGCCTTGTCACAGTTTCAGAATAGGCAGATGCAGGCACGCATGCAGCCAGGCATGTCTCAGAGCCAATTGAACCAAGGAAATCAGTTGAGAAGCCATCTGGGCCAGTTCACTGGAGCTGCAAACAGTGCAATGTTTACTGCTGCACAAGCATCTTCAAACTCACAAATG ATGGCAAACATACCTGGGACTATGCAAACAATGCAGTCACAGTCAATGATGCCGCAAATGCAG CAGTTTGGTTTGACTGGTGGGCATCCTCAGAGGAGTCATCAAATGATGACCGACCAAA TGTACAGTATGGGAGGCGCAAATACCACGAGCATGATGGGAATGCAaatgcaacagcaacagcagcagcagcagcagcaagggcTATATGGGAACATGCAAGGAGGCGGTCAGAGCCTGCAGCAGCAGGGCATGGTGGGCCTTCAGAACCAGCAGCAGCAGGGCATGGTGGGCCTTCAGAACCAGCAGCAGAACCAGATGCAAAACCAGATGCAAAACCAGCTGCAGAATCAGATGCCGAACCCGAACTTCTCCCAGCAGAGGCAGCAAAACCAGCAATGA